Within Saccharomonospora cyanea NA-134, the genomic segment CAGACCGTGCAGCACACGCTCGCGGAGATGGCCCGCCGGGTCGACGTCGCCCGCTCCTACGTGCGGCAGGTGGCGGTGCGGCACGCGGCCGGCGAGGAGGTCGTCGCACAGACGTGCTTCGCCAAGAACACGGCCGTCGAGGCGGGAGCCTGGGTGGTGGACAAGGCCGTCCAGTTGCACGGCGGGCTCGGTTACCTTCGGGAGTCCGAAGTGGAACGGCACTACCGGGACGTGCGGATCCTGGGTATCGGGGGTGGCACGTCGGAGATCATGACGCAACTGGCCGCCAAGCGACTGGGGTACGCCGCATGACGATCCTGAAGTCGGGCGTGGACACCACGGAACCGCGCCACACCGCCTACCGCGAGGCGATGCTCGCCAGGCTCGCCGAGATCGAGGCCGAGCACGCCAAGGCCGTCGCGGGTGGAGGGCAGAAGTACGTCGAGCGGCACCGCCGCCGCGGCAAGCTGCTCGTGCGGGAGCGCATCGAGCTGCTCCTCGACCCCGACTCCCCGTTCCTCGAACTCTCCCCGCTGGCGGGTTGGGGCAGCGACTACCCGGTGGGTGCCAGCGTGGTGACCGGGATCGGGGTCGTCGAGGGCGTCGAATGCCTCGTCGTCGGCAACGACCCCACGGTGCGCGGCGGCGCGAGCAACCCGTGGACCGTGCGCAAGATCTTCCGGGCGTGCGACATCGCGTTGGAGAACCGGCTGCCCGTGATCAACCTCGTCGAGTCGGGTGGGGCGGACCTGCCCAGCCAGAAGGAGATCTTCATTCCGGGTGGGCGGCTGTTCCGCGACCTCACCCGGCTGTCGGCGGCCGGAATCCCCACGATCGCGCTCGTGTTCGGCAACTCCACGGCCGGTGGCGCGTACGTGCCCGGAATGTCCGACCACGTCGTGATGGTCGAGGAGCGGTCCAAGGTGTTCCTCGGCGGTCCGCCTTTGGTGAAGATGGCCACCGGAGAGGTCTCCGACGACGAGTCGCTCGGGGGTGCGGCCATGCACGCGCGTACCTCCGGCCTGGCCGACCACCTGGCGCGCGACGAGGTCGACGCCATCCGGATCGGCAGGAACATCGTGAAGCGGCTGAACTGGCGTAAGCGCGGTCCCGCGCCCGCCGTCGTGGCACCGCCGCGCTATGACCCCGAGGAACTGCTGGGCATCGTGCCTGACGACCTCAAGGTGCCGTTCGACCCGAGGGACGTGCTCGCCAGGGTGGTGGACGACTCGGACTTCGACGAGTTCAAACCGCTCTACGGCGCCAGCCTGGTCACGGGCTGGGCCCGCATCCACGGCTACCCCGTCGGGGTGCTCGCCAACGCCCAGGGCGTGCTGTTCAGCGAGGAGTCCCAGAAGGCCGCGCAGTTCATCCAGCTCGCCAACCAGGTGAGCACCCCGCTCGTGTTCCTCCACAACACCACGGGGTACATGGTCGGGAGGGACTACGAACAGGGCGGCATCATCAAGCACGGCGCCATGATGATCAACGCCGTGTCGAACAGCCGGGTGCCGCACTTGTCCGTCCTCATGGGAGCGTCCTACGGAGCCGGGCACTACGGTATGTGCGGCCGCGCGTACGACCCCCGGTTCCTGTTCGCGTGGCCGAGCGCGAAGTCGGCGGTGATGGGGCCCGCGCAGCTCGCCGGGGTGCTGTCCATCGTGGCGCGCAACGCGGCACAGGCGCGGGGCCAGGACTACGACGAGGATGCCGACGCGGCGCTGCGCGCGGCGGTCGAGGCGCAGGTGGAGGCGGAGTCGCTGCCGCTGTTTCTGTCCGGCCGTCTCTACGACGACGGCGTGATCGACCCCAGGGACACGCGCACGGTGCTCGGTCTGTGCCTGTCGGCCGTGCATTCCCAGACCGTCCAGGGTGCCTCGTTCGACGGCACCGGCTTCGGCGTCTTCCGGATGTGAGGTTGTCGTGATCACGAATCTGCTGGTCGCCAACCGTGGCGAGATCGCACTCCGGATCTTCCGTACGTGCCGTGAGTGGGGTGTCGGCACCGTCGCCGTGCATTCCGACCCGGATGCGAACGCGCTGCACGTCGCCGCCGCGGACGCCGCCGTCCGCCTGCCCGGGGCCGCTCCGGCCGACACGTACCTGCGGGTGGACGCGGTGGTGTCGGCCGCGCTCGCCGCGGGCGCGGACGCGGTCCACCCCGGATACGGTTTCCTGTCCGAGAACGCGGAGTTCGCCCGCGCCGTGCTCGACGCGGGCCTGGTGTGGGTGGGGCCGTCGCCGGAGAGCATCGCGCTCATGGGCTCGAAGACCGAGTCCAAGCGCGTGGTGGCCGCCGCCGGAGTGCCCGTGCTGGCCGAGCTCGACCCGGAGAGCCTCACCGAGGAAGACCTGCCCGTGCTGGTGAAGGCGTCGGCGGGCGGGGGTGGTCGTGGCATGCGTGTGGTCCGCGACCGGGCCGAGGCCGCCGAGGCCGTGGCGGCGGCCCGTGCCGAGGCCGCGTCGGCGTTCGGGGACTCGGCCGTGTTCTGTGAACGCTTCCTCGAACGCGGCAGACACATCGAGGTGCAGGTGCTGGCCGACACCCACGGCACCGTGTGGGCCGTCGGGGAACGCGAGTGCTCCATCCAGCGCAGGCACCAGAAGGTGGTGGAGGAAGCTCCGTCCGGTGTGGACGAAGGACTGCGGCAGCGGCTGTTCGAGGCCGCGCGTGAGGTGTGCCGGGTCACCGACTACGTCGGCGCGGGCACCGTGGAGTTCCTCGTCACCGACGACGGCGAGTTCTTCTTCCTGGAGATGAACACGCGCTTGCAGGTGGAGCACCCCGTCACCGAATGCGTCACCGGGCTCGACCTCGTGGCGTGGCAGCTGCGGATCGCCGAGGGGCAGGCTCTGCAGGGCGAGCCGCCGCGACCCCGGGGCCACGCGATCGAGGCCCGCCTCTACGCCGAGGACCCGCGCTCCGACTGGCGTCCCGGCAGCGGGACGCTGCACCGGTTCGCGGTGCGGGACGTGCGGGCGGAGTTCACGGTGCCCGATCGCTACGGAATCCGGCTCGACAGCGGTGTCGCCGACGGCACCGAGGTGAGTGTGCACTACGACCCGATGCTCGCCAAGGTGATCGCCTGGGGCCCGGACCGCACCTCGGCGGCGCGGATGCTCGCCGGGACACTCGCCTCGGCCCGCGTGCACGGGCCCGTGACCAACCGCGACCTGCTGGTGGCCGTGCTGCGGCACCCCGACTTCCTCGCCGGCGACACCCACACGGACTTCCTCACCCGGCATGCCGACCGCGTGCTCGACGCGGGGCCCGGCGAGGCGGGCGCGCGGCTGTCGGTACTGGCCGCCGCGCTGGCGGACGCGGAGCACAACCGAACGCACGCCCGGGTGCTCGGGTCGCTCCCCGGCGGCTGGCGCAACGTGCCGTCGGCCCCGCAGGTGAAGACGTACCGGCACGACGGCACCGACCGCTCCGTCCGCTACAGCGCCACCCGCACCGGTCCGGTGCTGGAGGAACACCCGGAGGTCACCGTGGTGGCCGTGACGCCGGAGCGGGTGCTGCTGTCGTGTGACGGCGTGCGCCGCACGTTCCACGTGACTCGCCATCCCGGTCTGGTCGTGGTGGACTCCCCGCTGGGTTCGGTGAGCCTCGCACCCGTGCCGCGCTTCACCGACCCGGCCGCCGAACTCGCCGAGGGTTCGCTCGTGGCGCCCATGCCCGGCACGGTGGTGCGCCTGGCCGTGTCCGTCGGTGACGAGGTGCGGGCGGGACAGCCGCTGTTGTGGCTGGAGGCGATGAAGATGGAGCACCGTGTCACCGCACCCGCCGACGGCGTGGTCACCGAGCTCGCCGTGGCCGAGGGCGCTCAGGTGGAGCAGGGTGCGGTCATGGCCGTCGTCACCGCAGGGGAAGCCACCGACGTCGGGGCAGTCGAGACAACGGAGGAGTCAGCGTGACCTTCACCGAACCCGCCGAACGGTCGGCGCTGCGCGAAGCCGTGGCCGAGCTCGCGGCGAAGTACGGCCACGAGTACTACCTGGAGAAGGCCCGCGGCGGCGGACACACCAGCGAACTCTGGGACGAGGCGGGCAGGCTCGGCTACCTCGGCGTGTCCGTGCCGGAGGAGTACGGCGGCGGGGGTGCGGGCATCGGCGAGCTGGCGGCCGTGTGCGAGGAGTTCTGCGCTGCGGGTACCCCGATGCTGCTCATGGTCGTCTCACCCGCGATCTGCGCGACGGTGATCGCGCGGTTCGGCACCGACGAGCAGAAGTCCCGCTGGCTTCCCGGGTTCGCCACCGGAGTGGTGCGGATGTCCTTCGCCATCACCGAACCCGACGCCGGGTCGAACGCCCACCGCATCACCACCACGGCCCGCCGCGACGGCGATGACTGGATCCTGAGTGGACGCAAGGTTTTCATCTCCGGAGTGGACGAGGCGGACGCGGTGCTCGTGGTGGGCCGCACCTCCGACGCCCGCACGGGCAGGCTCAAGCCCGCGTTGTTCGTCGTGCCCACCGACACGCCGGGCTTCGAGTACCGGGCCATCCCGATGGATCTCGTGTCGGCCGACAAGCAGTTCGAGCTGCTCCTCGACGACGTGCGGCTGCCCGGTGACGCCCTTGTGGGAAGCCAGGACGCGGCGATCGCGCAGCTGTTCGCGGGGCTGAACCCGGAACGGATCATGGGGGCGGCGTTCTCCGCAGGCATCGCGCGTTACGCCCTGGACAAGGCGGTGACCTACGCCAGGCAGCGCAGCGTGTTCGGGGTACCCATCGGATCGCACCAGGGGCTGGCCCACCCACTGGCCGAGGTGAAGATCGAACTGGAACTGGCGAGGCTCATGACCCAGAAGGCCGCCGCGATCTACGACTCGGGTGACGACGCCGCGGCGGGTGAGGCCGCCAACATGGCCAAGTACGCCGGGGCCGAGGTGGCCGTGCGTGCCGTCGACCAGGCCGTGCAGGTGCACGGCGGCAACGGACTGGCCTCCGAGTACGGTCTTGGCACGATGCTGGCCGCGGTGCGGGTGGGCAGGATCGCCCCGGTGAGCCGGGAGATGGTCCTGAACTACGTGGCCCAGCACAGTCTGGGACTTCCCAAGTCCTACTGAAGTCCGGGACTTCCGAAGTCCTACCGACCCGTGATTCGAACGAGGAGTTGTCCGTGACCGACCTGTCAGGCAAGACCATCATCATGTCCGGCGGCAGCCGCGGCATCGGCGAGGCCATCGCCGTGCGCGCGGCGCGCGACGGCGCCAACGTGGCGTTGCTCGCCAAGACCGCCGATCCGCACCCCAAGCTGCCCGGCACCATCCACACGGCGGCGAAGGCCATCGAGTCCGCGGGCGGCCACGCGCTGCCGATCGTGGGTGACATCCGTGACGACGAGACCGTGGTGCGGGCGGTCGAGAGCGCCGTCGAGCAGTTCGGCGGCGTGGACATCGTGGTGAACAACGCGAGCGCCATCGACCTCACGCCGTCCGAGGTCATCCCCATGAAGCGCTACGACCTCATGCAGGACATCAACGCGCGCGGCTCGTTCCTGTTGTCGCGCACGGCGATCCCGCACCTGCGCCGCTCGGACAACCCGCACATCCTGACGTTGTCGCCGCCGATCCGGCTGGAGGAGAAGTGGTTCACCGGCGGCCACCTCGCCTACAGCATCGCGAAGTACTCGATGAGCCTGGTCACCGTGGGGCTCGCCGCGGAGCTGAAGGACGCCGGGGTGGCCGTGAACTCGTTGTGGCCGCGCACCACCATCGACACCGCGGCCATCCGCAACGTGGTCGGTTCGGAACTGTCGAGCCGGTCGCGCACACCGGAGATCATGGCCGACGCGGCGTACGCGGTGCTCACGAAGCCGAGCCGCGAGCTCACGGGGCGGTTCCTCATCGACGACGAGGTGCTGGCCGCCGAGGGCGTCACGGACTTCTCCCGCTACCGGCTCGCCGAGCGCGAGGAGGACCTGCAACTCGACTTCTGGGTCGAGCCCGCCGACGGCACCGATGGCGCGTGAACCCCGGCAGGAGCGCAGCCGGACGACCCGCCGTCGGCTGATCGACGCCACCGTGGAGTGTCTGGCCGAACTCGGCTGGACCGGCACCACGGTGGGTGTCGTCGCCGAACGGGCGGGTGTGTCCCGGGGCGCGGCCCAGCACCACTTCCCGACGCGGGAGGACCTCGTGGTGGCCACCGTCGAGTTCCTCACCGAGGAACAGATCACCGAGGTCCGGCGGCGGGCCGAGACCCTGCCGCAGGGCCGGGGCCGCGCCGAACCGGTGGCGCGCATGCTCCTGAACCTCTACACGGGGGCGAAGTTCCGGGCCGCGCTGCACCTGTGGGTGGCGGCGTCCACCGACGACGCACTGCGGGCCGTGCTGGCCCCGCTGGAGGCGAAGGTGGGCCGGGAGTCGCACCGCGTGGCCGTCGACCTGCTCGGCGCGGACGAGTCCCGGCCGGGCGTGCGCGAGACCGTGCAGGCGACCCTCGACCTCGCCCGTGGCCTCGGGCTGGCGGACCTGCTCAGCGACGACTCGAAACGCCGGCAGCGCCTGGTACGCCAGTGGGCGAAGGTGCTCGAACCCATCGTCGGGGAGGGTGGAGACCGACCCGTACCGTGAGTGCGGTCTCGGCGCGTGTGGCGGCGGGTCGGGTCTCCGTGTGGACCAGGTCACGTGCCCCAGTGTCCGGGGCGATCGCTCCTCTGAGCTGGAAGGTCTCACCTGCTTCCAACAGCAGGTGCCGTGCCGCTGCTTCTCCAGGTCTTCGCGGGACCTCACACCGCGTCGAGGACGTCCAGCAGGCGGATCACCTCGGCGGTCATCGCGGCGCGACCCGCGCCGAGGTACTTGCGGGGATCCACCACCTCGGGCCGCTCGGCGAGATAGGCGCGTACCGCGTCGGTGAACGCGTGGTTGAGGTGCGTGGCGATGTTGATTTTCGTCATGCCCGCCCGCACCGCTGCGGTCAGTGTCTCGTCGGGCACGCCCGACGACCCGTGCAGCACCAGCGGCACGTCCAGAGCCTCCCGGAGTTCGGTGATGCGGTCGAGGTCGAGGCTGGCCGTGCGTTCGGTCATCGCGTGCGAGGAGCCCACGGCCACGGCGAGTGAGTCCACCCCGGTGTCGCGGACGAACGCCACGGCCTCCTTGGGATCGGTCCGCACGCCCGGCGCGTGGACGCCGTCCTTGCCCCCGACCTCGCCGAGTTCCGCCTCCACCGTGACGCCGACGGCGTGCGCCTCGGCCACGACCTCGGCCGTGTTCGCGACGTTGTCCTCGTAGGGCAGGGCGGAGGCGTCGAACATCACCGACGTGAACCCCAGATCGAGCGCCTCACGGACGAGCGTCCGGTCGTCGGCGTGGTCGAGATGCAGTACGAGCGGCGCCGTGGAGGCCTCGGCGACGGCGATCACCGCCTTCGCCAGCGGTGTCAGCGCGCCGTGGTAGCGCACGGCGTTCTGGCTGATCTGGAGCACGATCGTGCGTCCCGCCGCTTCCGCCGCCGTCGCGTACGACTCCGCGTGTTCGAGCTGGATCACGTTGAACGCCGCCAGCCCACGCCGTTCGGTGTGGGCTCGCCGCAGCGCCGCGTGTGGGGTGACCAGAGGCACTGTTCACTCTCCCGACAGGACGATCGAGCGGGTCAGGTTGCGGGGCCGGTCGGGGTCGAGTCCCTTCGACAGCGCGTACTCCACGGCGAACCGCTGGCAGCGCACCAGCGTGAGCTGCGGGTCCTCGTCGAACCACAGCGCCAGCGCTCCCGTGGCCTCCACCTCGGCCACGAGGCCGTCCGGCCGCTCGCCGAGGAACACCACGGCCGAGTCGGAGTCGGAGATGGCTTTCGGACCGTGGCGGTAGTCCATGGCCGGGTACGACTCGGTCCAGGCGATGGCCGCCTCACGTGCCTTGAGCGCGGCCTCGTGGGCGAGCCCGACACTCCAGCCCCGGCCGAGGAACGTGAACTGGGTGCGCTCCAGCAGCGCCTCGGGCACGGGCCAGTGCACCACCTCGTCCGCGGCGGCGGCCAGCGACTCGGTGTCGTCACCCAGCCCGGCGCGCAACAGGGTCAGCGCGGAGGTGGCGAACCGGGTCTGCACCACCGACCGCTCGTCGGCGAACGGCAACACGACGACGTCGTCGGCGGCACCGCGGCCGGGAGACTCCGGGTCGCCGATCACGGCGAGCGTGCGCACCCGGCCTCGCAGCGTGCCCAGCAGGTCCAGCACCTCCGTCGTGGTTCCCGACCGCGAGATGGCCACGACGAGGTCGTAGTCACGCTCGACCGGGAACTCGCTCGCCGCGAAGGCGTCGGTCACGCCGTGTCCGAGGCTCTCCCGGCGCACGGCGTACGCCTGGGCGACGAACCAGCTCGTACCGCAGCCGACGACGGCGACCCGCAGACCGCGGGCGGGCAGCGGGGCCGAGGCGGCGAGTGCCGCGGCCTGACGCCAGGCGTGGGGCTGACTGGCGATCTCCTCGGAGACGAGGGGAGTGGTCACTGTTCGCTCCTTTGTCGAAACGGGTGGCCTGGGGTGCGGTGAGGGCGCTCGGCAGGTCTTCGCGCCTCGTCCGCGTACGCGGCGACTATCGGGTCGAGGTCGGCTTCGGCGGCCTGCCAACCGAGGAGCGCCGCGCCCCACGACCCGGCGGACCCACCGAGCGCGGCGGGCACGATCCGCGGGTCGGGGTGCACGGTGAGCCGTGCGCGGACCTGCTCCCGCAGCGGTGTGAGCAGGGCGTCGCCCGCGTGCACCAGGCCGCCGCCGACGACGACGTGCGCGGCGCCGGTCACCCGGACCAGGTCGGCGACCAGCGCGGAGAGCACCTCGACGGCGTCGTCCCACACGCGGCGGGCGAGAAGGTCGCCGTCGAGGGCACGGGCGAGGACGTCCCGGGCACCGTCGACGGCCACACCGGAGGCCGCGGTGTAGCGGCGGGCGATCGCGGCGGCCGAGGCGACGGTCTCGGCGCAGCCGCGCCCGCCGCACACACACGCCTCCCCGTCGGCGGCGCCACCGTGGCCGATCTCGCCCGCGTAGCCGCCCGAGCTCACCATCCGCCCGTCGAGCAGCAGCGCGGCGGCCAGACCGGTACCCACCGACACGTACACCTGGTCCGCCACGCCCCGGCCCGCACCGAGCCGCCACTCCGCCGTCGCTCCGGTGCGCACGTCGTGGCCGAACCCCACCGGCAGGCCGGTGTGCGCCCGGAGACGCCGCGCCACGGGCAGCTCACGCCATCCGAGGTTCTCCGAGTGCACGCACACCCCCCGCCGCTCGTCGACGGTGCCGGGGACGGCGACACCGACGCCCACCGCGGTGTGTGTCGCGGGTATGGCTGCCAGCGCGGCGTCCACCGTGTCCAGCACGCCCCGGAAGGCGCGCTCGGGGCCGTCCGCCGCGCGCGTGGGGGAGCTGCCCTGCCGGAGCACGCCCGTGTGGTCGGCGACGAGCCACTTGACGAACGTTCCGCCCACGTCGAGGGCGACGACGGCGGGCCGGTGCGGTGCCGGTGCGCTGGTGTCGAGTGCGTCGGACACGCCCCACCTACTTGACGCTTCCGGCGGTGAGTCCCGCCACGAGTCGTTTCTCGATCCCGGCGAACAACAGCACCACCGGCACGATCGCCACGATGGAGACGCCGAACACGTACTGCCACGCCGAGTCGTACTGGCCGACGAACTTGGTGAGCGCCACCGACAGCGGTTGGTTCTCCGCTGACGTGAGGATCACCAGCGAGGCGGCGAACTCGTTCCACGCGGCGACGAACGTGAAGATGACGGCCGTGACGATGCCGGGCCACACGAGCGGCAACGTGACGCGGAAGAACACCGTCCACCGGCTCGCGCCGTCGATCTGCGCGGCCTCGTCGAGTTCCTTCGGGATCGAGGCGAAGAACGAGTGCATGATCCAGGTGGCGAACGACATGTTGAACGCCGCGTTGATGAGGATCATCGCGAGCCACGTGTCCTGGATGCCCCACGACAGCACCTGCCGGAACAACCCGGCGACCAGCACGGCAGGCTGCAGCATCTGGGTGATCAGCACGCAGAACAGGAAGGCCAGCCTGCCGGGGAAACGGAACCGGGCCGTGTAGTACGCGGCGGGCGTGGCCACCGCCAGTGTCAGCAGCGTGGCGCAGCCCGCGATGACGAGGGTCGAGGTCAGGTTGTCGGGCAGCGGCGTCTCCGGAGTGGACCACATGGAGACGTAGTTGTCCGGATGCCACTCCTCCGGCAGGTACGTCGGCGGAACGCGGAGGATCTCGGGCCGCGACTTGAACGAGCCGACGAGCATCACCACGTAGGGCAGCAGGAAGACCAGCGCGACGACGGCGCCCGCGACCATCCGCAGCGGGGTCGAGCCGCGCGCACCGGGTGCTTCCTGGACCCGCCGGGCGCGCCGCCGGGACATCCGCCGGGCGGTCGGGGAATCCGGTGCCCCGGCCGGGGCGGTGGTGTCGGCAACAGTGCTCATTCGTCAGTACTCATTCGTCGATCGCCTTCAGTGGTTTCACGATCCGCACGTACACCGCGATCACCGCGATCACGATGACGAGGTTGATCACCGCGAGCGCCGAGGCCATGCCGGAGTCACGCATGTCCTGGAGGATCTTGAACATCAGCGTCGTGGTGGTGTCGGCGTCGTAGCCCGGAAGTCCGCCGGTGACGACGGCGAGGATCGGGAAGTTGTTGTAGACGTTGATGATGTTGATGATCGTGGCCACCGCGAGGGCGGGCCGCAGGTGCGGCAACACGATCCGGAAGTACGTCACCCGCGGGGACGCGCCGTCGATCCGGGCCGCCTCCAGCAGCTCCGGGCTCACCGACTGCAGTCCCGCCAGCAACGTGTAGGTGGTGAAGGGCAACGACACGAAGATCGCGATGCCGATGGCCACGAGGAACGCCGACGGCATCGACTTGGTGAACCCGAAGTCCGGCGAGTCGATGACCCCGACGTCGTGGAGGAACTGCTGCACGATGCCGTAGCCGGGTTCGAGACCGTAGTAGACGACCGTCGTGGTCATCACCACCGATGCCGCCCACGGCACGATCACCGCCAGCCGCACGAACTGCCGTCCCGGAAACGCCTTGTTGAGCAGGTTCGCCAGCGCCATCGACAGCACGATGGTGACCACGACCACGACCGCCACCCACACCACCGTGCGCAGCAGGACGCCGGACAGGGCGGGCAGGTCGAACAGCGCCTCGTAGTTCTCGAACCCCGCGCTTCCCCGGTCCTTGCCCGTCTGCGAGATCTCCCGCGTGGAGTTGACGATCATGAGCACCGCCGGGTAGAGGACGACCCCGGCGATGAGCAGCAGGCTGGGGCCGATCCACGGCAGTGCCCTCAGCAGATCACGGGCTGATCCGCCGCGGCGTGCGGTGTCGGCTGGTGTGCGTGGCATGGACGTTCCCTCTTCGTGGACGCACCGGGCGCGGTCGGCGTCGTTCGCGGACCGCGCCCGGCTCTCGCGCCTCAGGCGTTGTCGACCTCGGCTTGGATTCCGGCCAGGACCTCTTTCGGGTCCTTACCCGTGGCGATCAGTCCGATCTGCGACTGCATCGCCGCCTGCGTGGTGGCCCACGTCGGGTTGGTGGACGGGTAGAAGCGCGCGTGCGGCAGCAGGTCGAGGAACGGCTTCATGGCCTCGTTCGTGCTCTGCTCCGCGCCCGACTTGGTGACGGGCAGGAAGCCCTCCGTCTCGACGAACTTCACGTAGTTCTCGGCCTGGTAGAAGTAGTCGAGG encodes:
- a CDS encoding acyl-CoA carboxylase subunit beta, translating into MTILKSGVDTTEPRHTAYREAMLARLAEIEAEHAKAVAGGGQKYVERHRRRGKLLVRERIELLLDPDSPFLELSPLAGWGSDYPVGASVVTGIGVVEGVECLVVGNDPTVRGGASNPWTVRKIFRACDIALENRLPVINLVESGGADLPSQKEIFIPGGRLFRDLTRLSAAGIPTIALVFGNSTAGGAYVPGMSDHVVMVEERSKVFLGGPPLVKMATGEVSDDESLGGAAMHARTSGLADHLARDEVDAIRIGRNIVKRLNWRKRGPAPAVVAPPRYDPEELLGIVPDDLKVPFDPRDVLARVVDDSDFDEFKPLYGASLVTGWARIHGYPVGVLANAQGVLFSEESQKAAQFIQLANQVSTPLVFLHNTTGYMVGRDYEQGGIIKHGAMMINAVSNSRVPHLSVLMGASYGAGHYGMCGRAYDPRFLFAWPSAKSAVMGPAQLAGVLSIVARNAAQARGQDYDEDADAALRAAVEAQVEAESLPLFLSGRLYDDGVIDPRDTRTVLGLCLSAVHSQTVQGASFDGTGFGVFRM
- a CDS encoding ATP-binding protein, which codes for MITNLLVANRGEIALRIFRTCREWGVGTVAVHSDPDANALHVAAADAAVRLPGAAPADTYLRVDAVVSAALAAGADAVHPGYGFLSENAEFARAVLDAGLVWVGPSPESIALMGSKTESKRVVAAAGVPVLAELDPESLTEEDLPVLVKASAGGGGRGMRVVRDRAEAAEAVAAARAEAASAFGDSAVFCERFLERGRHIEVQVLADTHGTVWAVGERECSIQRRHQKVVEEAPSGVDEGLRQRLFEAAREVCRVTDYVGAGTVEFLVTDDGEFFFLEMNTRLQVEHPVTECVTGLDLVAWQLRIAEGQALQGEPPRPRGHAIEARLYAEDPRSDWRPGSGTLHRFAVRDVRAEFTVPDRYGIRLDSGVADGTEVSVHYDPMLAKVIAWGPDRTSAARMLAGTLASARVHGPVTNRDLLVAVLRHPDFLAGDTHTDFLTRHADRVLDAGPGEAGARLSVLAAALADAEHNRTHARVLGSLPGGWRNVPSAPQVKTYRHDGTDRSVRYSATRTGPVLEEHPEVTVVAVTPERVLLSCDGVRRTFHVTRHPGLVVVDSPLGSVSLAPVPRFTDPAAELAEGSLVAPMPGTVVRLAVSVGDEVRAGQPLLWLEAMKMEHRVTAPADGVVTELAVAEGAQVEQGAVMAVVTAGEATDVGAVETTEESA
- a CDS encoding acyl-CoA dehydrogenase family protein, with product MTFTEPAERSALREAVAELAAKYGHEYYLEKARGGGHTSELWDEAGRLGYLGVSVPEEYGGGGAGIGELAAVCEEFCAAGTPMLLMVVSPAICATVIARFGTDEQKSRWLPGFATGVVRMSFAITEPDAGSNAHRITTTARRDGDDWILSGRKVFISGVDEADAVLVVGRTSDARTGRLKPALFVVPTDTPGFEYRAIPMDLVSADKQFELLLDDVRLPGDALVGSQDAAIAQLFAGLNPERIMGAAFSAGIARYALDKAVTYARQRSVFGVPIGSHQGLAHPLAEVKIELELARLMTQKAAAIYDSGDDAAAGEAANMAKYAGAEVAVRAVDQAVQVHGGNGLASEYGLGTMLAAVRVGRIAPVSREMVLNYVAQHSLGLPKSY
- a CDS encoding SDR family oxidoreductase, producing MTDLSGKTIIMSGGSRGIGEAIAVRAARDGANVALLAKTADPHPKLPGTIHTAAKAIESAGGHALPIVGDIRDDETVVRAVESAVEQFGGVDIVVNNASAIDLTPSEVIPMKRYDLMQDINARGSFLLSRTAIPHLRRSDNPHILTLSPPIRLEEKWFTGGHLAYSIAKYSMSLVTVGLAAELKDAGVAVNSLWPRTTIDTAAIRNVVGSELSSRSRTPEIMADAAYAVLTKPSRELTGRFLIDDEVLAAEGVTDFSRYRLAEREEDLQLDFWVEPADGTDGA
- a CDS encoding TetR/AcrR family transcriptional regulator, whose amino-acid sequence is MAREPRQERSRTTRRRLIDATVECLAELGWTGTTVGVVAERAGVSRGAAQHHFPTREDLVVATVEFLTEEQITEVRRRAETLPQGRGRAEPVARMLLNLYTGAKFRAALHLWVAASTDDALRAVLAPLEAKVGRESHRVAVDLLGADESRPGVRETVQATLDLARGLGLADLLSDDSKRRQRLVRQWAKVLEPIVGEGGDRPVP
- a CDS encoding class II fructose-bisphosphate aldolase, encoding MPLVTPHAALRRAHTERRGLAAFNVIQLEHAESYATAAEAAGRTIVLQISQNAVRYHGALTPLAKAVIAVAEASTAPLVLHLDHADDRTLVREALDLGFTSVMFDASALPYEDNVANTAEVVAEAHAVGVTVEAELGEVGGKDGVHAPGVRTDPKEAVAFVRDTGVDSLAVAVGSSHAMTERTASLDLDRITELREALDVPLVLHGSSGVPDETLTAAVRAGMTKINIATHLNHAFTDAVRAYLAERPEVVDPRKYLGAGRAAMTAEVIRLLDVLDAV
- a CDS encoding SIS domain-containing protein yields the protein MTTPLVSEEIASQPHAWRQAAALAASAPLPARGLRVAVVGCGTSWFVAQAYAVRRESLGHGVTDAFAASEFPVERDYDLVVAISRSGTTTEVLDLLGTLRGRVRTLAVIGDPESPGRGAADDVVVLPFADERSVVQTRFATSALTLLRAGLGDDTESLAAAADEVVHWPVPEALLERTQFTFLGRGWSVGLAHEAALKAREAAIAWTESYPAMDYRHGPKAISDSDSAVVFLGERPDGLVAEVEATGALALWFDEDPQLTLVRCQRFAVEYALSKGLDPDRPRNLTRSIVLSGE
- a CDS encoding ROK family protein, with protein sequence MSDALDTSAPAPHRPAVVALDVGGTFVKWLVADHTGVLRQGSSPTRAADGPERAFRGVLDTVDAALAAIPATHTAVGVGVAVPGTVDERRGVCVHSENLGWRELPVARRLRAHTGLPVGFGHDVRTGATAEWRLGAGRGVADQVYVSVGTGLAAALLLDGRMVSSGGYAGEIGHGGAADGEACVCGGRGCAETVASAAAIARRYTAASGVAVDGARDVLARALDGDLLARRVWDDAVEVLSALVADLVRVTGAAHVVVGGGLVHAGDALLTPLREQVRARLTVHPDPRIVPAALGGSAGSWGAALLGWQAAEADLDPIVAAYADEARRPAERPHRTPGHPFRQRSEQ
- a CDS encoding carbohydrate ABC transporter permease codes for the protein MSTVADTTAPAGAPDSPTARRMSRRRARRVQEAPGARGSTPLRMVAGAVVALVFLLPYVVMLVGSFKSRPEILRVPPTYLPEEWHPDNYVSMWSTPETPLPDNLTSTLVIAGCATLLTLAVATPAAYYTARFRFPGRLAFLFCVLITQMLQPAVLVAGLFRQVLSWGIQDTWLAMILINAAFNMSFATWIMHSFFASIPKELDEAAQIDGASRWTVFFRVTLPLVWPGIVTAVIFTFVAAWNEFAASLVILTSAENQPLSVALTKFVGQYDSAWQYVFGVSIVAIVPVVLLFAGIEKRLVAGLTAGSVK
- a CDS encoding carbohydrate ABC transporter permease; the protein is MPRTPADTARRGGSARDLLRALPWIGPSLLLIAGVVLYPAVLMIVNSTREISQTGKDRGSAGFENYEALFDLPALSGVLLRTVVWVAVVVVVTIVLSMALANLLNKAFPGRQFVRLAVIVPWAASVVMTTTVVYYGLEPGYGIVQQFLHDVGVIDSPDFGFTKSMPSAFLVAIGIAIFVSLPFTTYTLLAGLQSVSPELLEAARIDGASPRVTYFRIVLPHLRPALAVATIINIINVYNNFPILAVVTGGLPGYDADTTTTLMFKILQDMRDSGMASALAVINLVIVIAVIAVYVRIVKPLKAIDE